The DNA segment ACAACAATGTCTCTCCCTTCGGACCAAAAGGGCCTGTTTGAGAGCACAATCGATTATCTTTAGCTTTGCCTCGTACAAATTCAGCGTGTTCGCGCATTTCGCTTACCTTGAGAAAAATCGAAATGCGCCGGCGTTTTCCCTGTCCGCCTCAGGAGGATTTTCGTCCATTTTCTTTTTTGCTGTAGAAAAAGAAAATGGACACCCGATAGAAGAGAGAGAAAAAAGCAGTCTCCGTATAGGCCACAAGCTTAAACTTGAGGTCACAATTTGTGATGACAAGATAGAAGTGCGACCCCCAATTTGGTTGAACCAGACTAAAAAATAATCTACAATTTGCTCTATGAACAATAAACCTCTTGGAGTCAATAATCTCGCCGAGTTGATCAACTACCAGCCGGGAGCGGTCGTTAGCCGGATGCTACTGCAAAAACCAAACGGAAGCGTCACCCTTTTTGCTCTCGCCGAAGGCCAGGCGATCAGTGAACATACCACCCCTTACGACGCGCTGGTCAGCGTCATCGACGGCGAAGCGGAGATTACGGGAGAAATCCTTCTCATGCCGGCCAACGATCCCCATGCTTTAAGAGCGGCTAAACAGTTCAAAATGCTCCTGACAATGATCAAGTGAATGGGATTATGATGTGAATAAAACGATCGTTCTGGTCGGCCTGCTCGCGCTGGCTGGAGTTATTGGCTGTTCGACGCAGTCAGAGGTCTCCTCTGGTATCCCACATGTCGGATCGTGGGGAATTTACACTCTGGACCTCTCTTCAAACTCCGCCTCGCTTATCTGGAGCACCAATGAGGCCCTTTCCGGGCTCTCTTTAAACCGGGCCGGTGATAAGCTTGCCTTTTGCCAGAAAGTTGGCGGCACACTGGAAGCGAATGAAGAGATTTTCATGGTCTCAACCGATGGGACCGATCTGACCAGAATAACCGCGAACGACAGCCGGGATCTTTATCCCTCGTTTTCTCCCGACGATTCAAAAGTGGGATTTCTTGCCTGGCGCTCGACCATGGACCTTTACACCATGAATTCCGATGGCAGTGGCCAGGCTGAACTCTACGATTCCGGCGGACAGGATTGCGATGTCAATTGGGGGCCGGATCGGATTGCTTTTACCAGGGAGAGCCAGATCTGGACGGTTAAACCGGACGGGAGCGACGCCAGGCGACTGACCGATCCGCCCAACGCCGGGGAATGGGGGATAGCCAACCTGCCGCTTGGTGATTACGATCCGCGCTGGAGCCCGGATGGAAACAAAGTTCTTTTTGAGCGCTTAGTCGATGCCGGCGCCAGCCTCCACGGGAGTTACGATATTTTCACGATCGGTTCCAGCGGGACGCCGGAGGTCCGGCTGACCTCGACCGGCTACAGCCAGGGATTGCCTGAATGGAGCCGCGCCGGAGATAAGATCGTTTTTATTGTTGCCGCGATCAATGGCGAAGGGAAATATCGTCTTTATATGATGAACGCGGATGGCAGTAATAATCGAGATATCACCCCAAGTTGGTTTCCCGCCAATTTTCTCTGTCGCGCCGCGCTTTTCTCCCGGGATGATACCAAGCTCTTTTTTCTGGGACAATGGTATTAGGGAGCGCCTGGTAAGGTCAGCCGGATCAGCGGGAGGGCGGCTGGTTTGGGGATTGGCGGTTTCTCCTGCGGGCAAATAATGTTAGCCAGAAACATCAGCTTGGTCGCCGGGATCGTTTTTATCCAAAAGAACCAGTAAAGAGGTTAACTGTATTAATTGTCGCTTCCTGTCAGGCAATCAATTGTCTGGTGATCGGATGTAGTTTTTCCTTGTTGAAATCAACGGCGGAGCATGCCGATAATTAGTTGCCATGTCATTTATCAGGACTGTCCAACAGGCTTCAAACCTGCGCTCTTCCGCGCCCAGCGGAGCTTATCGGTTTGAGACCAGGGTTGCCGCGCCGTCGGGGAATAAACGCCGACTGGCCAGGGAAATTGCCGGTCACCTTAATGGACCGGCCGCTCAAGCGGCGTGCGAGCTGATCTGTCTGGCCCATGGTGGCCGGGTCTTTATTGTTGAAGACGGCGGCAATAATCTGACAATTTCCAGCGCCGTCGAGCCGAAAGATCGGGAAAAACTGGCCGAAAAGCATCAGCTTGCCGGGTTCTCTGCCGGTGATGCCGTTTTAACTTTTGGGGCCGATTTCTACCAGAAGCTCCGGCCCGAA comes from the Candidatus Margulisiibacteriota bacterium genome and includes:
- a CDS encoding cupin domain-containing protein, encoding MNNKPLGVNNLAELINYQPGAVVSRMLLQKPNGSVTLFALAEGQAISEHTTPYDALVSVIDGEAEITGEILLMPANDPHALRAAKQFKMLLTMIK